A region from the Diadema setosum chromosome 13, eeDiaSeto1, whole genome shotgun sequence genome encodes:
- the LOC140237186 gene encoding beta-1,3-glucan-binding protein-like, which translates to MWWPLCIFLLCSCLATATAEDSTCSSYPCSSSCDQNLPPCNGLIFQEEFDSFNHHIWEHEITAGGGGNWEFQYYTNNRSNSYVRDGILYIKPTLTSDKYGEEFLYNGNLNLWGSSPANLCTGNAWWGCERSGSYSNILNPIQSARIRTVNTFSFKYGRLEVEAKMPSGDWIWPAIWLLPKHNGYGTWPASGEIDLVECRGNRQLFDSSGSPVGVSQMGSTMHWGPLWSFNAYPLTHSTKTLDGSDTFGTGFHTYALDWTSTNIRFYVDSELILTVDPGTEGFWDFADFENAAPGLANPWVNSGNKMTPFDQEFYLILNVAVGGTNYFGDSLVNQPYSKPWLNTSPTAATDFWEAKDSWLPTWNQGVNNGEDAAMQVNYIRVYAHDETTYHFRER; encoded by the exons ATGTGGTGGCCCCTGTGCATATTCTTACTTTGCAGCTGCTTAGCAACTGCTACAG CTGAGGACTCTACATGCAGCAGTTACCCATGCAGCTCTTCATGTGATCAGAACCTGCCGCCATGCAACGGTCTCATCTTCCAGGAAGAATTCGATTCTTTCAACCATCATATTTGGGAGCACGAGATCACCGCCGGTGGTGGAGGA AACTGGGAGTTCCAGTATTACACCAACAACCGTTCCAACAGCTACGTTCGTGATGGCATTCTGTACATCAAACCA ACTCTTACCTCTGACAAATACGGAGAAGAGTTCCTGTACAATGGAAACCTCAATCTGTGGG GTTCCTCACCAGCCAACCTTTGCACGGGTAACGCCTGGTGGGGTTGCGAGCGAAGTGGAAGTTATAGCAATATTCTCAATCCTATCCAGTCGGCTAGAATCAGAACCGTGAACACGTTTTCATTTAAGTATGGACGACTGGAGGTTGAGGCTAAGATGCCGTCTGGAGACTGGATATGGCCAG CGATCTGGCTTCTTCCCAAACACAATGGTTATGGAACTTGGCCTGCATCGGGAGAAATTGATTTGGTGGAGTGCAGAg GAAACCGACAGTTATTTGACAGCAGCGGTTCTCCCGTGGGTGTCAGCCAAATGGGATCCACTATGCACTGGGGACCACTATGGTCGTTCAATGCCTACCCCCTCACCCACAGCACCAA AACCCTGGACGGATCAGATACATTTGGAACTGGTTTTCATACCTACGCTCTCGACTGGACATCCACAAACATCAG GTTTTACGTTGACTCAGAGCTTATTCTCACGGTCGATCCGGGAACTGAGGGATTCTGGGACTTTGCTGACTTCGAGAATGCCGCACCGGGACTCGCTAACCCCTGGGTCAACTCGGGAAATAAAATGACCCCTTTTGACCAAGAG ttCTACCTTATCCTGAATGTCGCTGTTGGGGGAACCAACTATTTCGGAGACTCCTTGGTGAACCAACCGTACAGCAAACCCTGGCTGAACACGTCGCCAACTGCCGCCACGGATTTCTGGGAGGCGAAGGATAGCTGGTTGCCAACGTGGAATCAGGGCGTCAACAACGGGGAGGATGCTGCGATGCAAGTCAACTACATCCGTGTCTACGCCCATGATGAAACCACGTATCATTTTAGGGAGCGCTAG
- the LOC140237187 gene encoding uncharacterized protein codes for MEFLQGISQDEPDWASAEAFLNHPEIWPSLSQGVARELWLATSADSLVPIPHLEEYSEAFRPLQVFFEEKDLTGATITKLKKRQNMIFLQGTSSEKYHRTERPRATTVRQWFNVKDWRLPCLKPHKAYTTVNLDEIVTTPNVVSEIVFDQSTSRKRNPFNELNRVYESANERFVNSHVPLGNVQTRRLQFVLSHIYAKQFDVRKLLGCQINLNKRRNLRGRSSIKIVLETFFAKKISCVVTYTTTFPGSARAKEWRREVSVDHCPVVFRYAKLTVDKYGVIDDVKTNHGEQSFLAEHSWLNI; via the exons ATGGAGTTTCTACAAGGCATTTCACAGGACGAGCCCGACTGGGCGAGCGCAGAGGCGTTCTTGAATCATCCAGAAATATGGCCATCCCTGTCCCAGGGTGTGGCGAGAGAGCTCTGGCTAGCTACATCTGCGGATTCCCTCGTGCCTATCCCCCACCTGGAAGAATACTCGGAGGCATTTAGACCACTTCAG GTTTTCTTCGAAGAGAAAGATCTGACGGGCGCCACGATTACAAAGTTGAAGAAACGGCAGAATATGATATTTCTTCAAGGGACTTCCTCAGAAAAGTATCATCGAACCGAGCGTCCTCGAGCAACCACTGTGCGACAATGGTTTAATGTCAAAGACTGGCGATTACCATGTTTGAAACC CCACAAAGCTTACACTACCGTGAATTTGGACGAAATTGTGACCACTCCGAACGTCGTTTCAGAAATCGTCTTCGACCAGTCGACATCGAGGAAGCGAAACCCCTTCAACGAACTCAATCGTGTCTACGAAAGTGCAAACGAACGTTTTGTGAACAGCCATGTTCCTCTGGGCAACGTACAAACGAGGAGACTGCAGTTTGTCCTGTCGCATATTTACGCCAAACAGTTCGATGTAAGAAAACTACTGGGCTGCCAAATTAATCTCAACAAACGAAGAAACCTTAGAGGGCGCTCTTCAATAAAGATTGTCCTCGAGACTTTCTTTGCCAAGAAAATTTCGTGCGTCGTCACCTACACGACGACATTTCCCGGCAGCGCGCGAGCTAAGGAATGGAGACGTGAAGTGTCAGTTGATCATTGCCCAGTCGTCTTCAGATATGCCAAATTAACAGTAGACAAGTACGGTGTGATTGACGACGTAAAAACAAATCACGGAGAGCAATCGTTTCTTGCTGAACACAGCTGGCTAAATATCTAA